The following are from one region of the Clostridia bacterium genome:
- the purL gene encoding phosphoribosylformylglycinamidine synthase subunit PurL, with protein MTDGVERNGTTTGNSARSKQAPWREMGLTDAEYQQIVEILGREPNYVETGMFAVMWSEHCGYKNSRPVLKLFPTQGPRVIQGPGENAGVVDIGDGQAVVFKMESHNHPSAIEPFQGAATGVGGIVRDIFAMGARPIAVLDPLRFGSLDNPRVRYLFGGVVSGIGSYGNCLGIPTVGGDVYFEDSYEGNPIVNVMCLGIIDQKDLARGVAAGAGNAIMIVGSRTGRDGIHGATFASEELSEESESRRPSVQVGDPFMEKLLIEACLEVTRRGYILGMQDMGAAGITSSLAEMASRGNSGLDIDLDLVPRREEGMTAYEIMLSESQERMAIAPKPGFEEKVIEVFRRWGLEAVIVGRITDDGLFRVREKGQVVAEVPVKALTDLCPVYHPRAEEPEYLAQVRKLDLSLLSEPGPEWAEKLPPQVQALGAEIAGASVWSKMLLGLLSSPTIASKEWIYRQYDYMVRINTVLEPGKGDAAVLRVKGTKKGIAIATDGNGRYTYLDPFGGGAITVAEAARNLACVGAEPIGLTDCLNFGNPEKPGVFYQFRRAVEGMAEACRALEVPVVSGNVSFYNETNGQAVYPTPVVGMVGLIPDLDQTVGAGFKEPGDLVVLLGQTKEELGGSEYLKVVCGMVAGSPPELDLSRERAVQELCRQAIRKGLLHSAHDCSEGGLTVALAESCLLGGWGAEAEITLGQAGGSPLSLAAALFAETQSRILVSLPERNLEELQRLAEELGVPLQVLGRVKGKRLQIAVKDLPEESGAAVAAGEATGGAAGATPHDVGLAKLVVDLPLEIMERAWREAIAWAMS; from the coding sequence ATGACGGACGGGGTTGAACGCAATGGTACCACGACTGGCAACAGCGCTAGGTCCAAGCAGGCACCCTGGCGGGAGATGGGGCTAACCGATGCTGAGTACCAGCAGATAGTTGAGATTCTCGGACGGGAACCCAATTACGTGGAGACGGGCATGTTTGCGGTAATGTGGTCCGAACACTGCGGCTACAAGAACTCGCGCCCGGTGCTCAAGCTCTTTCCCACCCAGGGCCCCCGGGTGATCCAGGGCCCGGGAGAAAATGCCGGGGTGGTGGATATTGGTGACGGCCAGGCGGTGGTATTCAAAATGGAAAGCCATAACCACCCATCGGCCATTGAGCCCTTCCAGGGGGCGGCCACCGGTGTGGGCGGCATCGTTCGCGATATCTTTGCCATGGGGGCGCGGCCCATTGCCGTGCTCGATCCACTACGGTTTGGGTCTTTAGATAATCCCCGGGTGCGCTATCTTTTTGGGGGCGTAGTCTCGGGCATCGGCTCCTACGGCAATTGCCTGGGCATTCCCACCGTGGGCGGGGATGTCTACTTCGAGGATAGTTACGAGGGCAACCCCATCGTCAACGTCATGTGCCTAGGCATCATCGATCAGAAGGATCTGGCCCGCGGGGTGGCGGCCGGGGCCGGCAATGCCATCATGATCGTGGGTTCGCGCACCGGCCGGGACGGCATCCACGGAGCCACCTTCGCCTCGGAAGAATTGAGCGAGGAATCCGAATCCCGCCGGCCCTCGGTGCAGGTGGGGGATCCTTTCATGGAGAAGCTCTTAATTGAAGCCTGCCTGGAGGTCACCCGCCGGGGATACATCCTGGGCATGCAGGATATGGGGGCGGCAGGCATTACCTCCAGCCTGGCGGAAATGGCCAGCCGGGGCAACAGCGGCCTCGACATCGACCTGGACCTGGTTCCTCGCCGGGAGGAGGGCATGACTGCCTATGAAATCATGCTCTCCGAGTCCCAGGAACGGATGGCCATTGCCCCTAAGCCTGGTTTTGAGGAGAAGGTGATCGAGGTCTTTCGCCGCTGGGGCCTGGAGGCGGTGATTGTGGGCCGGATTACCGATGATGGCCTGTTCCGGGTGCGGGAAAAGGGGCAGGTGGTAGCGGAAGTACCGGTCAAGGCCCTTACCGATCTTTGCCCGGTCTACCATCCCCGGGCCGAGGAGCCCGAGTATCTGGCCCAGGTGAGGAAGCTGGACCTAAGCTTGCTTTCAGAACCAGGGCCGGAGTGGGCAGAAAAGCTCCCCCCTCAGGTCCAAGCTTTGGGGGCAGAAATAGCCGGGGCTTCAGTTTGGTCAAAGATGCTTTTAGGTTTGCTTTCTTCCCCCACCATTGCCAGCAAGGAGTGGATCTACCGCCAGTACGACTATATGGTGCGCATCAATACCGTGCTGGAGCCGGGGAAGGGCGATGCGGCGGTCCTACGGGTGAAGGGTACTAAGAAGGGCATTGCCATTGCCACCGATGGCAATGGCCGCTATACCTACCTCGATCCCTTCGGGGGCGGGGCCATAACTGTGGCCGAGGCGGCCCGAAACCTAGCCTGCGTGGGGGCTGAGCCCATCGGCCTGACCGACTGCCTCAACTTCGGCAACCCAGAAAAGCCAGGGGTATTCTATCAGTTCCGCCGAGCGGTAGAAGGGATGGCCGAAGCCTGCCGGGCTCTAGAAGTACCGGTGGTGAGCGGCAACGTCAGCTTCTATAATGAAACCAATGGCCAGGCGGTTTACCCCACCCCGGTGGTAGGCATGGTAGGGCTGATTCCCGATCTAGACCAGACGGTGGGGGCAGGTTTTAAAGAGCCGGGAGATTTGGTGGTGCTCTTAGGCCAGACCAAGGAGGAGCTAGGCGGGTCGGAATACCTGAAGGTGGTTTGTGGCATGGTGGCTGGCTCACCCCCGGAGCTAGACCTTAGCCGGGAGCGGGCGGTGCAGGAGCTATGCCGGCAGGCCATCCGCAAGGGCCTTTTGCATTCGGCCCACGACTGTTCCGAGGGCGGGCTAACGGTGGCGCTGGCGGAAAGCTGCCTCTTAGGCGGCTGGGGAGCCGAGGCCGAGATAACCCTTGGGCAAGCTGGCGGTAGCCCCCTCAGCCTGGCGGCGGCTCTATTTGCCGAGACCCAGTCCCGCATCCTGGTTTCTTTGCCAGAGCGGAACCTGGAGGAGTTGCAGAGGCTAGCTGAGGAGCTGGGAGTGCCCCTGCAGGTCTTAGGTAGGGTAAAGGGAAAGCGATTGCAGATTGCAGTTAAGGACTTGCCAGAGGAGAGCGGAGCCGCCGTGGCCGCCGGCGAGGCCACTGGCGGGGCCGCCGG
- the purQ gene encoding phosphoribosylformylglycinamidine synthase subunit PurQ, giving the protein MKFGVVIFPGSNCDEDVYHVVKEVIQQPVEYIWHQETSVDGFDCIVLPGGFSYGDYLRTGAIARFSPVMAAVEAFAQRGGLVLGICNGFQILLEAGLLPGAMQVNDCLQFRCQPTYLLVENSATPFSCDFQPGQVISMPIAHWQGSYFADAATLAELESHRQVVFRYCGPDGQRRPEANPNGSLNDIAGIVNREGNVLGLMPHPERRSERVLGGTDGALLFSSIVNWWAGRRG; this is encoded by the coding sequence GTGAAGTTTGGAGTAGTAATCTTTCCGGGATCCAATTGCGATGAAGATGTCTACCATGTGGTCAAGGAAGTTATCCAGCAGCCGGTGGAGTATATTTGGCACCAGGAAACCTCGGTGGATGGCTTTGACTGCATCGTTTTACCGGGCGGTTTTTCCTACGGTGACTACTTGCGTACCGGGGCCATTGCCCGGTTTTCTCCGGTGATGGCGGCGGTGGAGGCGTTTGCCCAGCGCGGCGGCTTAGTGCTTGGCATCTGCAACGGCTTCCAGATCCTGTTGGAGGCCGGGCTTTTGCCTGGGGCCATGCAGGTAAACGACTGCCTGCAATTTCGCTGCCAGCCTACCTACCTCTTGGTAGAAAACTCGGCTACCCCTTTCAGCTGTGATTTCCAGCCCGGCCAGGTAATATCCATGCCCATTGCTCACTGGCAAGGGAGCTATTTTGCCGATGCGGCTACTTTGGCGGAGCTGGAGAGCCACCGCCAAGTGGTGTTCCGCTACTGCGGCCCGGACGGTCAGCGTCGGCCAGAGGCCAACCCCAACGGCTCTCTAAACGACATTGCCGGCATCGTTAACCGGGAGGGCAACGTCCTCGGCCTGATGCCACACCCGGAGAGGCGCTCGGAACGGGTCCTGGGCGGTACCGACGGGGCGCTTTTGTTTTCCTCGATTGTCAATTGGTGGGCGGGGAGGCGAGGATAA
- the purS gene encoding phosphoribosylformylglycinamidine synthase subunit PurS, translated as MRFLAKVHVTLKPGVLDPQGKAVGGALRNLGYAQVGEVRIGKYIEVTLEAESQELAQAQVREMAQRLLANPVLENYRVEVVPAP; from the coding sequence ATGCGGTTTTTAGCCAAGGTACACGTGACCCTGAAGCCGGGAGTACTGGATCCTCAGGGTAAAGCGGTGGGCGGAGCTCTGAGAAACCTGGGTTATGCCCAGGTAGGCGAGGTGCGGATAGGAAAATACATTGAGGTTACCCTGGAGGCGGAAAGCCAGGAGCTGGCCCAGGCCCAGGTGAGGGAAATGGCCCAGCGACTCTTGGCTAACCCGGTGTTGGAAAACTACCGGGTCGAGGTGGTGCCGGCGCCGTGA
- a CDS encoding adenylosuccinate lyase, with protein sequence MISRYTLPEMGRIWSDHYRMQKWLEIELLACEAQAELGLIPPEAVEAIRQRAGFTVERVQEIEATTNHDVIAFLTAVAERVGEESKYIHLGMTSSDILDTGLALQMRDAADILLEKIEKLRQITAQLALKHKYTLMIGRTHGVHAEPTTFGLKMALWAMELDRDQKRLEEAKRQIAVGKISGAVGTFANIDPRVEEYVLRKLGLTPDPVSTQIIQRDRHAFFLTTLAVVASSLEKFATEIRNLQRTEILEVEEPFGKGQKGSSAMPHKKNPITAERVAGLARVVRANAMAALEDVALWHERDLTHSSVERVIIPDSTILLDYMLAKFTGIMEGLVVHPQRMRENLERTQGLIFSQRVLLALVESGILRETAYQWVQRNALRAWEEGVSFRDLVKADADIGAHLDAKTLDGLFDYNYHLKQVDYIFKRAGLS encoded by the coding sequence TTGATTTCCCGTTATACTCTGCCCGAGATGGGGCGGATTTGGTCAGATCATTACCGGATGCAAAAATGGCTGGAGATTGAGCTCTTGGCCTGCGAGGCTCAAGCCGAGCTGGGGCTTATCCCACCGGAGGCGGTGGAGGCCATCCGCCAACGGGCCGGCTTCACGGTGGAGCGGGTTCAAGAGATTGAAGCCACCACCAACCACGATGTAATTGCTTTTCTTACCGCCGTGGCCGAGCGGGTGGGCGAGGAGTCCAAATATATCCACCTCGGCATGACCTCTTCGGATATTCTCGATACCGGGCTGGCGCTGCAAATGCGCGATGCTGCCGATATCCTGCTGGAGAAAATCGAAAAGCTTCGGCAGATAACCGCCCAACTAGCCTTAAAGCACAAATATACCTTAATGATCGGGCGTACCCACGGGGTGCATGCTGAGCCCACTACCTTTGGGCTGAAGATGGCCCTCTGGGCTATGGAACTGGATCGTGACCAAAAGCGCTTGGAAGAGGCCAAGCGGCAAATAGCGGTGGGCAAAATCTCCGGCGCCGTAGGCACCTTTGCCAACATCGATCCCCGGGTGGAGGAGTACGTCTTGAGGAAGCTAGGGTTAACTCCAGACCCGGTCTCTACCCAGATCATCCAACGTGACCGCCACGCTTTCTTCTTAACTACCCTGGCGGTCGTTGCTTCGTCCCTGGAGAAGTTTGCCACCGAAATCCGCAACCTGCAGCGCACCGAGATCCTAGAGGTAGAGGAGCCGTTTGGTAAGGGACAAAAGGGATCATCGGCTATGCCCCACAAAAAGAACCCCATTACCGCCGAGCGGGTGGCGGGCCTAGCCCGGGTGGTACGGGCCAATGCCATGGCGGCCTTGGAGGATGTGGCCTTGTGGCATGAGCGCGACCTGACCCACTCTTCGGTGGAGCGGGTGATCATCCCCGACAGCACCATCCTCTTGGACTATATGCTGGCCAAGTTCACCGGTATCATGGAGGGGCTGGTGGTTCACCCCCAGCGGATGCGGGAGAATTTGGAGCGGACCCAGGGGTTGATTTTTTCCCAGCGGGTGCTTTTAGCTTTGGTGGAGAGCGGTATCTTGCGGGAAACTGCTTATCAGTGGGTGCAGCGCAACGCGCTTCGGGCTTGGGAGGAGGGGGTTTCCTTCCGGGACCTGGTCAAGGCTGATGCTGATATCGGCGCCCATCTGGACGCCAAAACCTTGGATGGACTCTTTGACTATAACTACCACCTAAAGCAGGTGGACTATATTTTCAAGCGGGCTGGATTAAGCTAG
- the purE gene encoding 5-(carboxyamino)imidazole ribonucleotide mutase has protein sequence MADATRPQAAPQVGIVLGSDSDLPIIRPAVAVLEELGLAYELVIASAHRTPARVAQYAATAEERGLEVIIAVAGGAAHLPGVLAAGTVLPVIGVPAGGSILGGMDALLSIAQMPGGVPVACTGINNGKNAALLAAAILAVKYPELREKLKAYRQRQAEEVDAKNERLRQLGVESYLEQYLR, from the coding sequence ATGGCAGATGCTACTCGACCGCAAGCAGCTCCCCAGGTGGGGATAGTGCTGGGGAGCGACTCCGATCTCCCTATTATCCGACCAGCGGTGGCGGTATTGGAGGAGCTGGGCCTGGCCTATGAGCTGGTAATTGCCTCCGCTCACCGCACTCCCGCTCGGGTGGCCCAGTATGCAGCTACCGCCGAGGAGCGGGGCCTGGAAGTCATCATAGCTGTGGCCGGAGGAGCTGCTCACCTGCCCGGGGTCTTAGCGGCGGGGACGGTGCTCCCGGTCATTGGGGTACCGGCGGGCGGCTCCATCCTAGGGGGCATGGATGCCCTGCTTTCCATCGCCCAGATGCCGGGAGGAGTGCCGGTGGCCTGCACTGGCATCAACAACGGCAAGAATGCGGCCTTACTAGCGGCAGCTATCCTGGCGGTCAAGTACCCCGAACTGCGGGAGAAGCTTAAGGCTTATCGCCAGCGCCAGGCAGAGGAAGTGGATGCCAAAAACGAGCGCCTCAGGCAGCTGGGAGTAGAATCCTACCTGGAGCAGTACCTGCGATGA
- a CDS encoding amino acid permease: MSSSEGKLELRRDVTVWGSFMWGYADVGADIYAALGLVMAAAHGGTSLAFALAGIVYILIGLAYTELASAYPVAGGGQYFTLRGLGDFWGFVAGSALLLDYTIDIALFATASAGYFNFFLPYFGINPAQLTISLGPFHHINIFWMAEALALTAFLIWLNIKGMRESSLLNEVLGAIDIITESSIIIFGFLFAWRPELLALQWKTQFPSLHDFMYGSSLAIISFVGLESISQAAQETKRPATIVPRTSITLIFTVFIFATAFSTMSLGVLPWQTIARSVGDPVATLAHAIPYIGIIAGPFAALLGATILLISANSGVMSASRLTYAMSQFHFISDWFNAVHPKHRTPYRTIVVFSMIGVVQIILSFLTPNAMDTLGNMYAFGATTGYILVLISLIRLRFIDPYTPRPYRVPLNLPLRYRGQTISFPILGVLGILGVSSILFEVILTHPIGRVAGPLWVVGCFFYYYWYRKSHGLPVFRSINHDWERQQQEVLEAAEEYELLERYRLALAQRDRQGEVQA, translated from the coding sequence GTGTCATCGTCAGAGGGTAAGCTGGAACTACGCCGGGATGTAACGGTATGGGGGTCGTTCATGTGGGGATACGCGGATGTGGGCGCTGATATTTACGCTGCCCTAGGCCTAGTAATGGCCGCCGCCCACGGCGGTACCAGCTTGGCCTTTGCGCTGGCAGGTATCGTTTACATACTGATCGGCTTGGCCTACACTGAACTGGCTTCTGCCTACCCTGTAGCCGGCGGAGGGCAATACTTCACCCTCCGGGGCTTGGGAGACTTCTGGGGCTTCGTAGCCGGATCGGCTTTATTGCTTGATTACACCATCGATATCGCCTTGTTTGCCACCGCCTCTGCTGGCTATTTCAATTTTTTCCTCCCCTACTTTGGCATCAATCCCGCCCAGCTCACTATCAGCCTAGGACCCTTCCACCATATCAATATTTTTTGGATGGCTGAGGCTCTAGCCCTAACCGCCTTCCTTATTTGGCTCAATATTAAGGGGATGCGAGAATCCTCGCTACTCAACGAGGTTCTGGGCGCCATCGATATCATCACTGAGTCCAGCATCATTATCTTCGGTTTCCTATTTGCCTGGAGACCGGAACTGTTGGCGTTGCAGTGGAAAACCCAGTTCCCTTCCCTGCACGACTTCATGTACGGGTCGTCCTTGGCGATTATCTCCTTCGTAGGCCTAGAGTCCATCTCCCAGGCAGCTCAGGAAACCAAGCGGCCAGCAACTATTGTTCCTCGAACTTCTATTACCCTAATCTTTACTGTCTTTATTTTTGCCACCGCTTTTTCCACCATGAGCCTAGGAGTGCTTCCCTGGCAGACCATTGCCCGCAGCGTAGGTGACCCAGTAGCTACCCTGGCTCATGCTATTCCTTACATTGGTATCATCGCTGGACCTTTTGCAGCTCTCTTGGGCGCCACTATCCTGCTAATCTCAGCTAACTCGGGGGTAATGAGCGCATCGAGACTGACCTACGCCATGAGCCAATTTCATTTCATCAGCGACTGGTTTAATGCCGTGCATCCCAAACACCGTACCCCATACCGCACCATTGTTGTCTTTTCCATGATCGGCGTAGTTCAGATTATCCTCTCCTTCCTGACACCTAACGCTATGGACACATTAGGCAACATGTATGCTTTCGGTGCTACCACGGGCTACATTCTAGTCCTCATCTCCCTCATTCGCCTCCGGTTTATTGATCCCTATACGCCCCGCCCCTACCGGGTCCCATTGAATCTGCCGCTCCGGTACCGCGGGCAGACCATATCCTTTCCAATCTTGGGCGTGCTCGGCATTCTTGGAGTTAGTTCCATTCTTTTCGAAGTAATCCTTACCCACCCTATCGGGCGCGTAGCCGGGCCGCTGTGGGTGGTTGGTTGTTTTTTCTATTACTACTGGTACCGAAAAAGCCATGGGCTACCAGTCTTCCGTAGCATCAACCACGACTGGGAACGCCAACAGCAAGAGGTGTTGGAGGCAGCTGAGGAGTATGAGCTGCTGGAACGTTATCGCCTGGCCCTAGCTCAACGAGACAGGCAGGGAGAGGTCCAAGCATGA
- a CDS encoding universal stress protein produces MSPNITPLGAFLALLFTVAMGSLIWWMLHAPPPVPLEVARATLGVESLRRILVPTIDTDYSRRAVELASRLGQEQKAEIILVYVLEVPMTLPLGAHMPEQEAKATEVLKRAQAIAHHHGLPSKVRLVRSRHAGSGILQAVQDERADIVVIGMRPVLVGSDSLGRTSEWLIKKCSCELVIDKLPG; encoded by the coding sequence ATGAGTCCAAATATCACACCGCTGGGTGCCTTTCTGGCTTTGCTGTTCACCGTGGCCATGGGCAGCCTAATCTGGTGGATGTTGCACGCGCCACCGCCGGTTCCGCTTGAAGTCGCCAGGGCCACGCTAGGAGTGGAATCGTTGCGGCGGATTCTGGTGCCTACCATAGATACGGATTATTCCCGGCGAGCCGTGGAATTGGCTAGCCGCTTAGGTCAGGAACAGAAAGCGGAAATTATCTTAGTTTATGTGCTCGAGGTGCCTATGACTCTGCCTCTAGGTGCTCATATGCCCGAACAGGAGGCCAAAGCTACGGAGGTACTCAAGCGAGCTCAAGCCATCGCCCATCACCACGGGTTACCCTCCAAGGTAAGGCTGGTGCGGTCCCGTCATGCTGGCAGCGGCATCCTGCAAGCAGTCCAGGACGAGAGAGCTGACATTGTCGTCATCGGCATGAGACCAGTGCTTGTAGGCAGCGACTCGCTGGGGCGGACCTCAGAGTGGCTCATAAAGAAATGTTCTTGCGAACTAGTTATTGATAAACTGCCAGGATAG
- a CDS encoding TrkA family potassium uptake protein, whose product MKTIIVGAGRLARSLARRLAEAGHQVTIIVSAPPAQKLPGQVIQGVGFDLETLEQAGVREAQLLIAVADSENTNLVSAQVAKLHFQVPRVVARVEDPKKADFYRQQGFEVFCPIRLGLARVEELLANGMDREEK is encoded by the coding sequence GTGAAGACCATTATCGTGGGCGCTGGTCGGTTGGCGCGAAGTTTGGCCCGGCGGTTGGCGGAAGCAGGCCACCAAGTAACCATCATCGTTTCCGCTCCGCCAGCTCAAAAGCTCCCGGGTCAGGTTATCCAGGGAGTAGGATTCGATCTCGAGACTTTGGAACAGGCCGGAGTTCGGGAAGCGCAGTTGTTAATTGCAGTGGCTGACAGCGAAAACACCAATCTGGTTTCGGCTCAAGTGGCCAAGCTGCATTTCCAGGTGCCACGAGTTGTAGCCCGAGTCGAGGATCCGAAAAAAGCCGACTTCTATCGCCAGCAGGGTTTCGAAGTCTTTTGCCCCATTCGCTTGGGTCTAGCTCGGGTAGAAGAGCTATTAGCTAATGGCATGGACAGGGAGGAAAAGTGA
- a CDS encoding TrkA family potassium uptake protein: protein MFVIVVGGGKIGYYLAQTLLGNGHEVLLIEKNQERSRRLEAILGEDVVLTGDGSEPAVLEEAGIARADAVAAVTGLDEDNIVIYQLAERVFHCPRVIGRVNNPRNEEVFKLLGCPHVVNSTKLVYRMVQEEVDIRNIKPLLALKGGQVEFVELMIDSHSPALGKPLVDLNLPQNCQLLVVIRDNELIFVRGQTKLQEGDRVIALVATEDLSQLQAVLQGPE, encoded by the coding sequence ATGTTCGTAATCGTTGTGGGCGGAGGAAAGATCGGCTATTATCTGGCCCAAACTCTTTTAGGCAACGGCCATGAAGTATTATTGATTGAGAAAAACCAAGAGCGCTCGCGGCGCCTAGAAGCGATCCTGGGTGAAGATGTAGTACTAACCGGAGACGGCTCTGAACCGGCGGTCCTCGAGGAAGCAGGCATAGCGCGAGCTGATGCCGTAGCCGCTGTAACCGGGCTGGATGAGGATAACATCGTAATCTACCAGCTGGCTGAGAGGGTGTTTCATTGCCCGCGGGTGATCGGCAGGGTAAATAACCCTCGCAACGAAGAGGTTTTTAAGCTGCTGGGTTGCCCCCATGTGGTCAACAGCACCAAGCTGGTATACCGAATGGTTCAAGAGGAAGTAGACATTAGAAACATCAAACCACTTCTTGCCCTGAAGGGTGGGCAGGTAGAATTTGTTGAACTCATGATTGATTCCCATTCTCCCGCCCTAGGTAAGCCCCTAGTCGATTTGAACTTGCCGCAAAATTGCCAGCTACTAGTTGTAATCCGCGACAATGAGCTGATATTCGTTCGCGGCCAGACCAAGCTCCAGGAAGGGGATCGGGTCATTGCCCTAGTGGCCACGGAAGATTTATCTCAATTGCAGGCTGTCCTTCAGGGCCCTGAGTAA
- the queF gene encoding NADPH-dependent 7-cyano-7-deazaguanine reductase QueF, with amino-acid sequence MEFEALGKVVREPRRQLEVFPKPPGVEKVVMESDEVTSLCPVTGQPDWETVTIEYAPNEHCIESKSLKLYLWSFRQEGVFCEALASRIANDVYSACRPHWCKVTVTQKPRGGIKIIASAVAGGHGNLGSCL; translated from the coding sequence GTGGAATTTGAGGCCTTGGGCAAAGTAGTTAGGGAGCCCCGCCGGCAGCTGGAGGTCTTTCCCAAGCCGCCGGGGGTAGAAAAAGTGGTCATGGAAAGCGATGAGGTTACTAGCCTCTGCCCGGTTACCGGCCAGCCGGATTGGGAGACGGTTACCATTGAATATGCGCCTAACGAGCATTGCATTGAGAGCAAGAGCCTCAAGCTTTACCTGTGGAGCTTTCGCCAGGAAGGAGTCTTTTGCGAAGCCCTGGCCAGCCGGATTGCCAACGACGTCTATTCTGCCTGCCGGCCGCACTGGTGCAAAGTGACAGTCACCCAAAAGCCCCGGGGAGGGATAAAGATCATTGCCTCGGCGGTGGCCGGAGGCCATGGAAATCTAGGCTCCTGCCTCTAG
- a CDS encoding queuosine precursor transporter, which yields MAHREHAGLVVSPLYMGLAILFVTCLLISNLIAGKLIFVFGLVLPAAVILFPVTYIFGDVLTEVYGFKGSRLIIWMGFAANLFMALVFIAVLALPYPSFWDGQPAYQSVLGTTPRIVLASLLGYLAGEFANSMVLSWLKVATGGKWLWVRTVGSTVVGQGIDTLLFISIAFSGTVPWGVLGQMVLAQYIWKVAYEASATPLTYMVVGWVKRKEGLDTYDYGVKYNPFGLGV from the coding sequence ATGGCCCACCGTGAGCATGCCGGTTTGGTGGTTTCCCCTCTTTATATGGGGCTAGCAATTCTCTTTGTTACCTGTCTTCTAATCTCCAACCTCATCGCCGGAAAGCTGATTTTCGTTTTCGGTCTGGTACTTCCAGCGGCAGTTATCCTTTTTCCGGTGACCTATATTTTTGGCGATGTATTAACCGAGGTTTACGGTTTTAAGGGGTCACGGCTAATCATTTGGATGGGCTTTGCCGCCAATCTTTTCATGGCTTTAGTGTTCATTGCGGTTTTAGCCCTTCCCTACCCATCTTTCTGGGATGGGCAACCAGCCTACCAGTCAGTCCTCGGCACCACTCCCCGGATAGTCCTGGCCTCACTTTTGGGCTACCTGGCGGGGGAGTTCGCCAATTCGATGGTGCTATCCTGGCTGAAAGTAGCTACTGGCGGAAAATGGCTGTGGGTGCGCACCGTGGGCTCCACCGTGGTCGGCCAGGGGATCGATACCCTGCTGTTTATCAGTATAGCTTTTTCCGGGACGGTGCCCTGGGGGGTGCTAGGGCAGATGGTTTTGGCTCAATATATTTGGAAGGTAGCCTACGAAGCCTCGGCTACCCCTCTAACCTATATGGTGGTGGGTTGGGTCAAGCGCAAGGAGGGTCTAGATACTTACGATTATGGAGTGAAATACAACCCGTTTGGACTGGGGGTTTAG
- a CDS encoding DNA adenine methylase, producing MGEENGATGRCSPPAPGEVGGRQRAAHPKALAAFSRRTAYNGLWRVNRKGQYNVPFGRYK from the coding sequence ATAGGTGAGGAAAATGGCGCTACCGGAAGGTGCTCGCCCCCGGCCCCCGGTGAAGTGGGCGGGCGGCAAAGGGCAGCTCATCCCAAAGCTCTTGCCGCTTTTTCCCGACGGACCGCCTACAACGGCCTCTGGCGGGTCAACCGTAAGGGCCAGTACAACGTTCCCTTCGGCCGCTACAAGTGA
- a CDS encoding sulfite exporter TauE/SafE family protein, whose translation MFYLLPAAGMAIGVLISIMGGGGGIFYIIILTGLFHLPVPIAASSSLATIIPTTLAAFSSHYRQGNIRLEVAWWVILGAVAGALAGSYLTAWIPVIYQKKVLGLILLGMLVPMARRKRRTHGTVATKAHANRTEEKSVTARGDANVPSAVPDFFHQALAVFYGLFGGLMSGMVGISGTPPIVAGLYALGLEAKEVVGTSLMILLAIGITGVIAHSALGSVDWKIVLALGLGTVTGAFLGPLLLNRVNTDTLEKFYGPFFFILVGIFGAYMLVR comes from the coding sequence ATGTTCTATCTTTTGCCTGCAGCTGGGATGGCCATCGGCGTTCTTATCTCCATCATGGGAGGTGGAGGGGGAATTTTCTATATTATTATTCTGACCGGGCTTTTTCACCTGCCGGTGCCCATTGCTGCTTCCAGCTCCTTGGCTACCATCATTCCGACTACTTTGGCGGCCTTTTCCAGCCATTATCGGCAGGGCAATATCAGGTTGGAGGTAGCTTGGTGGGTAATCCTGGGAGCCGTGGCGGGGGCTTTGGCTGGCTCCTATTTAACTGCGTGGATCCCGGTAATATACCAGAAGAAGGTTTTAGGTCTCATCTTGCTGGGGATGCTAGTCCCTATGGCTAGGCGTAAGCGCCGGACGCACGGGACCGTAGCAACAAAGGCGCACGCCAACAGGACTGAGGAGAAATCGGTTACTGCCCGTGGCGATGCTAATGTTCCCTCCGCCGTGCCTGACTTTTTTCACCAGGCCCTGGCAGTGTTTTATGGCCTGTTTGGCGGGCTTATGTCCGGTATGGTGGGTATCAGTGGCACGCCGCCGATCGTTGCCGGGCTTTATGCCCTGGGATTAGAAGCTAAAGAAGTAGTAGGCACCTCGCTGATGATCTTGTTGGCCATCGGCATCACTGGGGTAATTGCCCACTCAGCCTTGGGATCCGTTGACTGGAAAATTGTTCTTGCCTTAGGGCTGGGGACGGTCACTGGAGCCTTTCTGGGACCGTTACTCCTTAATCGCGTTAACACCGACACATTGGAGAAGTTTTATGGTCCCTTCTTTTTTATCCTGGTCGGTATTTTTGGAGCATATATGCTGGTGAGATAA